The following proteins come from a genomic window of Paucimonas lemoignei:
- a CDS encoding membrane protein — translation MADKNGTLSQRRDARFADKPLSGTGTCPFKGPDIAIVPTRYALDRSRYDVDPARLTPLSAETQWEYFKPLQSRGHTLRQLRDGFVYVYDETAEVLHEYRYDAKDASLMRVDWAEALPTLDVRPAEGERRTHLLYPRTHKLRIAFSPWQWTCRMCQLMSTSTVNRLSWMRELDLREYSRKKSARHGLPLTRLSNRVVADVDPYPINHDGRFTDSAHPPVADEEGKYPSVALAADVLWTGTVPDKESAVLIALDDPVAMLEDLGMQLAADQAALFEFQAEHEHALNIAGVVESLCGVGGDKALLPASVRDDEVKSRQYIRDIEAYFEQLQVEDDSTQGQDSLTYGLAERPSQMLGEELKAKYGKLPDPALRKSWQDRSKWRREVDLDAARDYSEIQQAQLKTLRARVTETQEDIKVIAEWTGTEPMRLFVDTTHPASLLCLLDVMSDLLCNLSQDLSFSNWLQKEEEKSKTLLGLTRFGFSLAIKEALTDEANRIMQGVSDFTALAGRAGELNGFLNHQALAEKPWIKTLTEPARLTLSALEELAKGAGRTALENIQLAFLPVDSRLSKGAVGDSAALMLRNLVMGHVLLSHPEKMQINEDFAKRHAAWRADLKKGRDLYQTAEHRWLYQANEYDRRATAKLMQDIQHELKRHLLNEPRPFDYHSKRYAEAMQNKISTFFARNGQLTQEWTHQAKAWSAEHGLNAAAITWGIAAINLFNTMITYEIASRDGELSKKDWAKIGSAAAYTGNALMAVFVETGWGVMKDLSVPGKDSKPIKITHQSAAQWRAVGKPGWGKLLNAFGARLVGLGGFAVVAAALELWDIGDDYASTDVSLDKSVILMKKYAVLGFLIVGGIQVSAGVALLLGSGAMAALVMSPWFLGVTALIGLVYLLSTLTLNYLKRDLVGSWLQKCRWSRYWEERFKSEIEETHAFFEIQLAPAVFVKPTFEIKYYSSSSVGSLPTETQNGAWVQLLFPGAVRGEIIKLNVAATGRPFPGFPVEKVAGSLKEYFTGYGTVEAVGQWRNAPPSKTQMRWNEPPYKNSPPTDEVVIWQTWVPLGEDAQYLELQVWYAPETIAIREGDNGYRFQIELVKGGQIDNSESRVVGTNKGSLEIETLGGRDEALALPVPI, via the coding sequence ATGGCAGATAAAAACGGCACCTTGTCGCAGCGTCGCGATGCAAGGTTTGCCGATAAACCACTGTCCGGCACCGGCACATGCCCGTTCAAAGGTCCCGACATCGCCATCGTCCCGACGCGTTACGCGCTGGATCGCTCGCGCTATGACGTCGACCCCGCCCGACTCACGCCGCTGAGCGCCGAAACCCAGTGGGAGTACTTCAAACCGCTGCAAAGCCGCGGCCACACCTTGCGCCAGCTGCGTGACGGCTTTGTATACGTCTATGACGAAACAGCTGAGGTCCTCCACGAGTACCGCTACGACGCTAAAGACGCCAGCCTGATGCGTGTCGACTGGGCTGAAGCCCTGCCGACGCTCGACGTCCGCCCAGCCGAGGGCGAGCGTCGTACGCATCTGCTGTACCCACGCACGCACAAACTGCGCATCGCGTTTTCGCCCTGGCAGTGGACCTGTCGCATGTGCCAGTTGATGAGCACCAGCACCGTAAATCGCCTGTCATGGATGCGGGAGCTGGACCTGCGCGAATACAGCCGAAAAAAATCCGCACGTCACGGCCTGCCCTTGACCCGTTTGAGCAATCGGGTAGTGGCGGATGTCGATCCTTACCCGATTAACCACGACGGACGTTTTACCGACTCTGCCCACCCTCCGGTGGCGGACGAAGAGGGTAAATACCCCTCTGTTGCGCTGGCCGCCGATGTGCTCTGGACCGGGACGGTTCCCGATAAAGAAAGCGCGGTGCTGATCGCGCTGGATGACCCCGTGGCGATGCTTGAAGACCTGGGCATGCAGCTGGCGGCGGATCAGGCTGCGCTCTTTGAGTTTCAGGCGGAGCATGAGCACGCGCTGAATATCGCGGGTGTCGTCGAGAGTCTGTGTGGGGTGGGGGGAGACAAGGCCCTGTTGCCTGCTTCGGTGCGTGATGATGAGGTGAAGAGTCGGCAATACATTCGTGATATCGAGGCGTATTTCGAGCAGCTTCAGGTGGAAGATGATTCCACCCAAGGTCAGGACAGCCTGACCTATGGGTTGGCTGAGCGGCCGTCGCAAATGCTGGGCGAGGAACTGAAGGCCAAATATGGCAAGTTGCCTGATCCGGCACTGCGTAAAAGCTGGCAAGACCGCAGCAAATGGCGGCGCGAGGTGGATCTGGACGCCGCCCGTGATTACTCAGAGATCCAACAGGCGCAGCTAAAGACTTTGCGCGCCCGGGTTACCGAGACTCAGGAAGACATCAAGGTCATCGCCGAATGGACCGGCACCGAACCGATGCGCCTGTTCGTCGACACCACCCATCCTGCGTCGCTCCTGTGCCTGCTTGACGTGATGTCTGACCTGCTGTGTAACCTCAGCCAGGACCTGAGCTTTTCAAATTGGCTGCAGAAGGAGGAAGAAAAGAGCAAGACTCTGTTGGGTCTGACCCGCTTCGGGTTCTCGCTGGCCATCAAAGAGGCCCTGACCGACGAAGCCAATCGGATCATGCAAGGCGTCTCTGACTTCACAGCGTTGGCCGGGCGTGCAGGGGAGCTGAATGGATTTCTGAACCACCAGGCACTTGCAGAAAAACCCTGGATAAAAACCCTGACTGAACCTGCGCGATTGACGTTGAGTGCTTTAGAAGAGTTGGCCAAGGGGGCGGGTAGGACAGCGCTGGAAAATATCCAGCTGGCTTTCCTGCCCGTCGATAGCCGCCTGTCCAAAGGGGCAGTGGGTGACAGCGCCGCCCTGATGCTGCGCAATCTGGTCATGGGCCATGTGCTGCTCAGCCACCCTGAGAAAATGCAGATCAACGAAGACTTCGCCAAGCGCCACGCCGCTTGGCGAGCCGACTTGAAGAAGGGCCGCGACCTCTACCAAACCGCCGAACATCGCTGGCTTTATCAGGCAAATGAGTACGACCGCCGCGCCACCGCCAAACTCATGCAAGACATACAGCACGAGCTGAAACGCCACCTGCTCAACGAACCCAGACCGTTTGACTACCACAGCAAACGCTACGCCGAGGCGATGCAAAACAAGATCTCCACCTTCTTCGCCCGCAACGGCCAACTCACCCAGGAATGGACCCACCAGGCCAAAGCCTGGAGCGCCGAACACGGCCTCAACGCTGCCGCGATTACCTGGGGCATTGCAGCCATCAACCTGTTCAACACCATGATCACCTACGAAATCGCCAGCCGGGATGGAGAGCTGAGCAAGAAAGATTGGGCCAAGATCGGCTCTGCTGCGGCGTATACGGGGAATGCGCTGATGGCGGTGTTTGTTGAGACAGGGTGGGGGGTGATGAAGGACTTATCAGTACCGGGTAAGGACTCGAAGCCCATTAAAATTACCCACCAATCTGCTGCTCAATGGAGAGCTGTGGGCAAGCCGGGGTGGGGCAAGTTGCTCAACGCGTTCGGAGCAAGATTAGTCGGGTTAGGCGGATTTGCTGTTGTGGCTGCGGCGCTGGAGTTGTGGGACATAGGGGACGATTACGCGAGCACAGATGTTTCGTTGGACAAAAGCGTGATTTTGATGAAAAAGTATGCGGTCCTAGGGTTTCTAATCGTTGGCGGAATTCAAGTTTCAGCCGGGGTTGCTCTGCTGCTGGGCTCTGGAGCGATGGCTGCGTTAGTTATGAGCCCATGGTTTTTAGGGGTGACAGCGCTGATTGGACTTGTTTATCTGTTATCGACCTTGACGCTTAACTATCTGAAACGCGATTTAGTAGGTAGTTGGCTGCAAAAATGCAGATGGTCTCGCTATTGGGAAGAGCGTTTCAAGAGCGAGATAGAAGAAACTCACGCATTTTTTGAAATTCAACTGGCTCCGGCTGTTTTTGTGAAGCCTACATTCGAAATAAAATATTACTCCTCTTCAAGCGTCGGATCTTTGCCTACGGAAACTCAAAATGGTGCCTGGGTGCAGTTACTGTTTCCGGGCGCTGTCCGTGGTGAGATCATCAAGTTGAACGTTGCAGCTACCGGCAGGCCATTTCCTGGTTTTCCAGTAGAAAAAGTGGCCGGCAGTTTGAAAGAATATTTCACAGGCTACGGTACAGTCGAAGCAGTCGGCCAGTGGCGGAATGCGCCACCCTCCAAAACACAGATGCGCTGGAACGAGCCGCCGTATAAGAACTCACCTCCAACAGACGAAGTTGTCATCTGGCAAACTTGGGTTCCACTTGGCGAGGACGCTCAATATCTGGAGCTCCAAGTCTGGTACGCCCCGGAAACGATAGCAATCAGAGAAGGTGATAATGGCTATCGCTTCCAAATAGAGCTCGTGAAAGGAGGGCAGATAGATAACAGTGAAAGTCGTGTGGTTGGCACAAACAAAGGCTCACTCGAAATCGAAACGTTGGGTGGTAGAGATGAGGCGCTTGCTCTCCCAGTACCAATTTAG
- the fbp_2 gene encoding FKBP-type peptidyl-prolyl cis-trans isomerase has product MSNELLVTDIRPGDGKAVVKGALITTHYTGTLEDGTVFDSSHERGKPFQCVIGTGRVIKGWDQGLMGMQVGGIRKLYVPAHLAYGERTMGAHIKPNSDLYFEIELLEVLTRDD; this is encoded by the coding sequence ATGAGCAACGAACTGCTGGTCACAGACATCCGCCCCGGTGACGGCAAGGCGGTGGTCAAGGGTGCGCTGATCACCACCCACTACACCGGCACCCTCGAAGACGGCACGGTCTTCGACTCCTCCCACGAACGCGGCAAACCCTTCCAATGCGTGATCGGCACTGGCCGCGTCATCAAAGGCTGGGACCAAGGCCTCATGGGCATGCAAGTCGGCGGAATCCGCAAACTGTACGTGCCCGCTCACCTGGCCTATGGCGAACGCACCATGGGCGCGCACATCAAGCCGAACTCGGACCTGTACTTCGAGATTGAATTGCTGGAAGTGCTGACTCGGGATGATTGA
- the budC gene encoding Short-chain dehydrogenase/reductase SDR, protein MTDTTAAKVALVTGAGSGIGRAVALGLLEDGYRLVLAGRRQEPLNEVASAVRDAGGEALAVSTDVRDPASVDVLFAQIEKTYGRLDVLFNNAGVGAPAVPVDELDVEKWLNVINTNVTGVFLCARAAFGLMRKQVPQGGRIINNGSISAHTPRPFSSPYTASKHAVLGLTKTFALDGREYNIACGQIDIGNALTELAARMTTGVRQANGQTAVEPMMDVTQVADAVRYMAGLPLSTNVLNMTVMATNMPFVGRG, encoded by the coding sequence ATGACGGATACCACCGCTGCAAAAGTTGCACTCGTTACCGGCGCCGGGAGCGGCATTGGTCGCGCAGTGGCCTTGGGCTTGCTGGAAGATGGCTACCGCCTGGTGCTGGCCGGCCGTCGTCAGGAGCCGCTGAATGAAGTGGCGTCAGCGGTACGCGATGCAGGGGGCGAGGCTTTGGCGGTGTCCACGGATGTGCGCGATCCGGCGAGTGTCGACGTGTTGTTTGCCCAGATCGAGAAAACCTATGGCCGGCTTGATGTGCTGTTCAATAACGCGGGCGTCGGCGCGCCAGCGGTGCCGGTTGATGAGCTGGATGTGGAGAAGTGGCTGAACGTGATCAACACCAACGTGACGGGCGTATTCCTGTGCGCTCGCGCTGCGTTCGGGCTGATGCGCAAGCAAGTCCCGCAGGGTGGGCGGATCATCAATAACGGATCGATTTCCGCTCACACCCCGAGACCGTTCAGCTCGCCCTATACCGCGAGCAAGCATGCGGTGCTGGGGCTGACCAAAACCTTCGCCCTGGACGGCCGCGAGTACAACATTGCCTGTGGCCAGATCGACATCGGCAACGCGCTGACCGAGTTGGCCGCGCGCATGACCACCGGGGTTCGTCAGGCCAACGGCCAGACTGCGGTGGAGCCGATGATGGACGTCACGCAGGTGGCCGACGCGGTGCGCTATATGGCGGGCTTGCCGCTGTCGACCAACGTGCTGAACATGACCGTGATGGCCACCAACATGCCTTTTGTCGGGCGCGGCTAA
- the hcrA_2 gene encoding xanthine dehydrogenase, molybdenum binding subunit apoprotein — MKFDTPATTNPIDQLKVVGKPTTRIEGPLKTTGLAPYAYEHHDAVPNQAYGYVVTSAIAKGRISSMNLEEANAAPGVLGIVTAANAGKLGQGKYNTARLLGGPDIQHYHQAIALVVAQTFEQARAAAQLVRVEYLRSNGHYDLAGDLKAAVKPEGETPDTARGDFAAAFSAAPVTLDATYTTPNQSHAAMEPHSSMAAWEGEKLILWTSNQMIAWSVGDVAKTLGMPKENVRLVSPYIGGGFGGKLFIRSDAILAALGSKLCGRPVKVALARPQIINNTTHRPATIQRIRIGSNPDGKITAIAHEGWSGDLAGGGVENAVQPTQFLYAGENRMTAMRLATLDLPEGNAMRAPGETPGLMALEIAMDEMAEKLNLDPVQFRIINDTQVDPGNPQRAFSQRNLIQCLETGAERFGWAKRNPRPGTQREGRWLIGMGVGCAYRNNILLTSGARVRLNSAGQVTVETDMTDIGTGSYTIIAQTAAEMMGVTLNDVVVRLGDSDFPVSAGSGGQFGANCSTAGVYAACVKLREAVIQRLGYSAGDAVFSDGQVQFNGRSVPLGQAARNGELVAQDSIEFAELAKKYQQSTFGAHFVEVAVDMATGETRVRRMLAVCAAGRILNPTSARSQVIGAMTMGVGAALMEELAVDKRLGFFVNHDLAGYEVPVHADIPEQEVIFLDETDPMSSPMKAKGVGELGLCGVSAAIANAIYNATGARVRDYPITLDKVMKSLPEMV, encoded by the coding sequence ATGAAATTCGATACTCCCGCCACGACCAATCCGATTGACCAGCTCAAAGTCGTCGGCAAACCCACTACCCGTATCGAAGGCCCGCTGAAAACCACCGGGCTGGCGCCCTATGCCTACGAGCATCATGACGCCGTACCGAATCAGGCTTACGGCTACGTGGTGACCTCGGCGATTGCCAAGGGGCGAATCAGCTCGATGAACCTGGAAGAAGCCAACGCCGCGCCGGGTGTGCTGGGCATCGTCACCGCCGCCAATGCGGGCAAGCTTGGCCAGGGCAAATACAACACGGCTCGGCTGCTGGGCGGTCCGGACATCCAGCACTATCACCAGGCCATTGCGCTGGTGGTGGCGCAGACCTTTGAGCAGGCGCGGGCTGCGGCGCAACTGGTGCGAGTCGAGTACCTGCGCAGCAACGGTCACTATGACCTGGCCGGTGACCTGAAAGCCGCCGTCAAACCCGAAGGTGAAACTCCCGACACCGCCCGTGGGGATTTTGCTGCGGCCTTCAGCGCTGCGCCGGTCACACTCGATGCGACGTACACCACGCCCAATCAGTCCCACGCCGCGATGGAACCGCACAGCTCCATGGCTGCCTGGGAAGGCGAAAAGCTGATCTTGTGGACGTCCAACCAGATGATCGCCTGGAGTGTGGGCGATGTGGCCAAGACCCTCGGCATGCCCAAGGAAAATGTGCGCCTGGTCTCGCCGTATATTGGCGGCGGGTTCGGCGGCAAGCTGTTCATCCGCTCTGACGCGATCCTCGCTGCGCTGGGCTCCAAACTGTGCGGCCGACCGGTCAAGGTGGCCCTCGCCCGCCCGCAGATCATCAATAACACCACCCATCGCCCGGCGACCATTCAGCGTATCCGCATCGGTAGCAATCCGGACGGCAAGATCACCGCCATCGCCCATGAAGGCTGGTCGGGAGACCTGGCAGGCGGCGGCGTGGAAAACGCCGTGCAGCCCACCCAGTTTCTGTACGCCGGTGAAAACCGCATGACCGCCATGCGTCTGGCGACCCTTGACCTGCCTGAAGGCAACGCGATGCGCGCGCCCGGAGAGACACCAGGGCTGATGGCACTGGAAATCGCCATGGACGAAATGGCCGAGAAACTGAACCTCGATCCGGTCCAGTTCAGAATCATCAATGACACCCAGGTTGACCCGGGCAACCCGCAACGGGCTTTTTCTCAGCGCAACCTGATCCAGTGCCTAGAAACCGGTGCCGAGCGTTTCGGCTGGGCCAAACGCAATCCGCGTCCGGGCACGCAGCGCGAAGGCCGTTGGTTGATCGGCATGGGCGTGGGTTGCGCCTATCGCAACAACATTCTGCTGACCTCCGGCGCACGGGTACGCCTGAACAGCGCAGGCCAGGTGACGGTCGAGACCGACATGACCGATATCGGCACCGGCAGCTACACGATCATCGCCCAGACCGCCGCAGAAATGATGGGCGTTACGCTCAACGACGTAGTGGTTCGCCTGGGCGACTCGGACTTCCCTGTGTCGGCCGGTTCCGGTGGTCAGTTCGGCGCTAACTGTTCAACGGCCGGGGTGTACGCCGCATGCGTCAAGCTGCGTGAAGCAGTCATCCAACGCCTGGGCTACAGCGCTGGCGATGCCGTATTCAGCGACGGCCAGGTGCAGTTCAACGGACGCAGCGTCCCCCTCGGCCAGGCGGCCCGTAACGGAGAACTGGTCGCCCAGGACTCCATTGAATTCGCGGAGCTGGCCAAGAAGTACCAGCAATCGACCTTCGGTGCGCATTTCGTGGAAGTGGCCGTGGACATGGCCACCGGCGAAACCCGCGTCAGACGCATGCTCGCCGTCTGCGCTGCAGGCCGCATCCTCAACCCGACCTCGGCGCGCAGCCAGGTGATCGGTGCCATGACCATGGGCGTGGGCGCGGCGTTGATGGAAGAGCTGGCAGTCGACAAGCGGCTGGGCTTCTTCGTCAACCATGACCTGGCCGGTTATGAAGTCCCGGTGCACGCGGATATTCCCGAGCAGGAAGTCATCTTCCTCGATGAAACGGACCCGATGTCCTCGCCCATGAAAGCCAAGGGTGTGGGTGAGCTGGGGCTGTGCGGCGTCAGTGCGGCGATTGCCAACGCGATCTACAACGCTACCGGCGCCCGGGTGCGGGACTACCCGATCACACTGGACAAGGTAATGAAATCGTTGCCAGAGATGGTTTAA
- the hcrB_2 gene encoding molybdopterin dehydrogenase encodes MRPFTYTRAQSPAEAAAQAAQVEGARFIAGGTNLLDLMKLEIETPLHLIDVNDLALDRIEATPEGGLRIGALVRNTDLAADSRVRKDYGVLSRALLAGASGQLRNAATTAGNLLQRTRCPYFYDTHQACNKRSPGSGCAAIGGVTRQLGIIGVSSACIATHPSDMAVAMRLLDARVETVRPDGTTRVIPMADFHRLPGNTPNIETALSPNELITAVTLPAPIGGTHVYQKVRDRASYAFALISVAAVVQANGSGRVAVGGVAHRPWRVEEAERLMPDGAKAVTQQLLAGATPTHENEFKVTLVERTLASVLSQVRAAS; translated from the coding sequence ATGAGACCTTTCACTTACACACGTGCCCAGTCTCCTGCCGAAGCCGCCGCCCAGGCAGCACAAGTCGAAGGCGCCCGGTTTATCGCGGGCGGCACCAATCTGCTGGACCTGATGAAGCTGGAAATCGAGACGCCGCTGCACTTGATCGACGTCAACGACCTGGCACTGGACCGCATTGAAGCCACGCCCGAGGGTGGCCTGCGCATTGGCGCGCTGGTGCGCAACACCGATCTGGCCGCGGACAGCCGCGTGCGCAAGGACTATGGCGTGTTGTCCCGCGCCCTGCTCGCCGGCGCATCCGGCCAGTTGCGCAACGCAGCAACCACGGCGGGTAACCTGCTGCAACGCACCCGCTGCCCGTATTTCTACGACACTCATCAAGCGTGTAACAAACGCAGCCCGGGCAGCGGTTGCGCGGCCATTGGAGGCGTGACGCGCCAACTGGGCATCATTGGCGTGAGCAGCGCCTGCATTGCCACGCACCCCAGCGACATGGCGGTTGCCATGCGCCTGCTCGATGCGCGGGTCGAAACCGTGCGCCCGGACGGCACCACGCGGGTCATCCCGATGGCCGACTTCCATCGGCTGCCGGGCAATACGCCCAACATCGAAACCGCATTGAGCCCCAACGAACTGATCACCGCCGTGACCCTGCCCGCGCCTATCGGCGGGACCCACGTTTATCAGAAGGTTCGGGATCGCGCTTCTTACGCGTTCGCCTTGATCTCGGTCGCTGCAGTGGTCCAGGCCAATGGCAGCGGCCGTGTGGCGGTGGGCGGCGTCGCGCATCGGCCATGGCGTGTCGAGGAGGCTGAGCGACTGATGCCAGACGGAGCAAAAGCAGTGACTCAACAGCTATTGGCGGGCGCCACCCCGACCCACGAAAACGAATTCAAAGTGACGCTGGTCGAGCGTACCCTGGCTTCGGTCTTGTCTCAGGTGAGGGCTGCCTCATGA
- the cutS_2 gene encoding xanthine dehydrogenase iron-sulfur-binding subunit — MNDRDLMKLTRRKFLIVGAVTASSVALPPFISALASAANIARPVTSAVTLEVNGVSRQLNLDTRTTLLDALREHLHLTGTKKGCDHGQCGACTVIANGRRVNSCLTLAVMQQGSKITTIEGLGTPDKLHPMQAAFIKHDGYQCGYCTPGQICSAVAVLDEIRQGIPSHVSTSLTDQPQLIAREFQERMSGNICRCGAYSNIIQAINEVAEATA, encoded by the coding sequence ATGAACGACCGTGACCTGATGAAGCTGACCCGAAGAAAGTTCCTGATCGTGGGCGCCGTTACCGCAAGCAGCGTGGCACTCCCGCCGTTTATCTCGGCGCTGGCGTCTGCGGCGAACATTGCGCGGCCGGTCACCAGTGCCGTCACCCTGGAGGTCAATGGCGTTTCTCGGCAGCTGAACCTGGATACCCGCACCACTTTGCTGGACGCCTTGCGTGAGCATCTGCACCTGACCGGCACCAAGAAAGGCTGTGATCACGGCCAGTGCGGTGCCTGCACGGTGATAGCCAACGGCAGGCGAGTCAATTCGTGCCTGACCCTTGCCGTCATGCAACAGGGTTCGAAAATCACCACCATCGAAGGCCTCGGCACGCCCGACAAGCTACACCCGATGCAAGCCGCGTTCATCAAGCACGACGGGTATCAGTGCGGTTATTGCACCCCTGGGCAGATCTGCTCGGCCGTGGCGGTACTCGATGAGATCCGCCAGGGGATTCCGAGCCACGTCAGCACGAGCCTGACCGATCAGCCGCAATTGATTGCCAGGGAATTTCAGGAGCGCATGAGCGGCAATATCTGCCGCTGCGGGGCCTATTCCAACATCATCCAGGCTATCAACGAAGTTGCGGAGGCCACGGCATGA